The following proteins come from a genomic window of Salinicoccus sp. RF5:
- the cls gene encoding cardiolipin synthase yields the protein MEWFIFDYLLNTGILGIATLITFGINFLFAIGLIFLERRSAQSVWAWLFVLFFLPIIGFIIYIFFGRKIYNQQIFKVNEEDKVGLEHLVNDQLQELRDNSISFSNRVMDKHRKIIHMLLYNNQSFLTINNSIRTFTDGNEKFDHLLEDIRNARDHIHFQYYIFKLDGIGQRLYEALLEKQKEGVSVRILYDDMGSRALSLRNFRKLREAGGVVEAFFPSKLPLINPRINNRNHRKIVVIDGSVGYVGGFNVGDEYIGLNKKFGYWRDTHLRLEGNAVKSLQLRFMLDWNSHNKRNNMVREDRYFPEMDYMGDTPIQIASSGPDEKWEQIKYGYLKMIYSAKKSIYIQTPYFIPDQSFLEALRIALLSGIEVHLMIPNKPDHPFVYWGTYSNAGALLDMGAQVHIYEKGFLHQKTIMIDDEVLSVGTTNIDVRSFLLNFEVNAFIYDEKEAIQYRRIFEEDIKDCSLLTKEKYAARSKWIRIKESIANLISPIL from the coding sequence ATGGAATGGTTCATATTCGATTACTTGCTTAATACGGGGATACTTGGCATTGCAACATTGATTACATTCGGCATCAACTTCCTGTTTGCCATCGGTCTGATATTCCTCGAAAGAAGGAGTGCCCAGAGTGTCTGGGCATGGCTTTTCGTACTGTTCTTCCTTCCCATCATCGGCTTCATCATATATATATTCTTCGGACGCAAGATCTATAACCAGCAAATCTTCAAAGTCAATGAAGAGGACAAGGTCGGGCTTGAGCACCTGGTCAATGATCAGCTCCAGGAACTGCGCGATAACAGCATTTCATTCTCCAACAGGGTGATGGACAAGCACAGGAAAATCATCCATATGCTGCTGTACAACAACCAGTCCTTCCTGACCATCAACAATTCGATCCGCACTTTTACCGATGGCAATGAAAAGTTCGATCATCTTCTGGAGGATATACGCAATGCACGGGACCATATTCATTTCCAGTACTATATCTTCAAACTGGATGGCATTGGACAGAGGCTCTATGAGGCATTGCTCGAAAAGCAGAAAGAGGGCGTATCTGTCAGGATCCTTTATGATGATATGGGCTCCCGGGCATTGAGTCTCCGTAATTTCAGGAAACTCAGGGAAGCCGGTGGGGTCGTCGAAGCCTTCTTTCCGAGCAAACTGCCGTTGATCAATCCAAGGATAAACAACAGGAACCACCGCAAGATTGTGGTCATAGACGGCTCTGTCGGTTATGTCGGAGGATTCAATGTTGGTGATGAGTATATCGGTTTAAACAAAAAGTTCGGCTATTGGCGGGACACGCACCTCAGATTGGAAGGTAATGCAGTAAAGTCACTGCAGCTGCGCTTCATGCTAGACTGGAATTCCCACAATAAGCGTAATAACATGGTGAGGGAAGACCGATATTTTCCTGAAATGGACTACATGGGAGACACACCGATTCAGATAGCGTCAAGTGGGCCGGATGAGAAATGGGAGCAGATCAAATATGGATATCTGAAGATGATCTATAGCGCCAAAAAGAGCATCTATATACAGACACCCTACTTCATCCCCGACCAGTCCTTCCTGGAAGCACTGCGTATCGCCCTGTTGAGCGGTATCGAAGTCCACCTGATGATACCAAACAAGCCCGACCATCCTTTCGTCTATTGGGGGACCTATTCCAATGCCGGAGCACTGCTCGATATGGGCGCACAGGTCCATATATATGAAAAAGGGTTCCTTCATCAGAAGACCATAATGATTGATGATGAAGTCCTGAGTGTAGGGACGACGAACATCGATGTGAGGAGCTTCCTCCTGAATTTTGAAGTGAATGCCTTCATCTATGACGAAAAGGAAGCCATACAATACCGGCGCATATTCGAAGAGGATATCAAGGACTGTTCTCTTCTGACGAAGGAGAAATATGCAGCACGCAGCAAATGGATCCGGATCAAGGAAAGCATTGCCAACCTGATCTCACCCATACTTTAA
- a CDS encoding PH domain-containing protein has product MYSPQKLHPIAYLGSVVNGIKNLWIPLIIVLFNSRETLLSGNISLKYILIIGGIFILAIVLFGGMDFLNKYRTRFWIEDGKFIYKDGVITNHEKELDIRRIQSIDFSEPIFHRIFGAVKLEVITPGEGIKIDTMKKSQAESLQGILYDEKVYLEETVEIGAYSEWPRIEEESDQRETAGFDTLYRMNGRSLLLMSMTSGALGTFLALLFGFLNLIGANFLIERYFEYFEGAIRNLALAMGLAIGLFIIVGYALGILILTVKYYGYTLKMKHDDLVVEYGLLEKKHQSVNINRVQNIIIKDSIIRRMIGYYSLSVTITSDSLDSEDIDGTVELLPFIKKARLYEIVDHIFPNYHVEVPERKVPFRGYRRYFQVVTLLVLIITSLAQYFLFDYAWIAGLVLILVFMASGIYSAYNSGYAIRNDEINLMTAGFFKRSHYVIKHEKLIEAEWVFNPFLHRAKLGIITLVTAAGMLGSRATIKFIDRSDIDKIWKWVERGHRNAEDFTEGN; this is encoded by the coding sequence ATGTATAGTCCACAGAAGCTGCATCCGATCGCCTATCTCGGCAGTGTGGTGAACGGCATTAAAAATCTTTGGATTCCCCTGATCATCGTGCTGTTCAATTCGAGGGAGACTCTGCTCTCCGGAAATATTTCATTGAAGTATATACTGATCATCGGTGGAATATTCATCCTTGCAATCGTCCTGTTCGGCGGCATGGATTTTCTGAACAAGTACCGTACAAGGTTCTGGATCGAAGATGGCAAGTTCATCTACAAGGATGGTGTCATCACGAATCATGAGAAGGAGCTCGATATTAGGAGGATCCAGTCGATCGATTTCAGCGAACCGATCTTCCACAGGATTTTTGGGGCAGTCAAGCTGGAGGTGATCACTCCGGGAGAGGGCATAAAGATCGACACGATGAAAAAGTCGCAGGCGGAATCCCTGCAGGGGATACTGTACGACGAAAAAGTGTATCTGGAGGAAACTGTCGAAATCGGTGCATACAGCGAATGGCCAAGGATAGAAGAGGAGAGTGACCAGAGGGAGACGGCAGGCTTCGACACCCTCTACCGCATGAACGGCCGGTCGCTTCTGCTGATGAGCATGACAAGCGGTGCGCTCGGTACTTTCCTGGCCCTGCTTTTCGGCTTCCTCAACCTTATTGGAGCAAACTTCCTGATTGAACGCTACTTCGAATACTTTGAAGGGGCGATCCGTAATCTTGCCCTGGCAATGGGCCTTGCGATAGGGTTGTTCATCATTGTCGGCTATGCGTTAGGAATCCTTATTCTGACGGTGAAATACTACGGTTACACCCTGAAGATGAAGCATGATGACCTGGTCGTCGAATATGGGCTGCTTGAAAAGAAGCATCAGAGCGTCAATATCAACAGGGTCCAAAACATTATCATCAAGGATTCGATCATCAGGAGGATGATCGGCTACTATTCCCTTTCCGTCACGATTACGAGCGACTCGCTCGACAGCGAGGATATTGACGGTACAGTGGAGCTGCTGCCCTTCATCAAAAAGGCGCGCCTTTATGAGATTGTCGACCATATCTTTCCGAACTATCATGTGGAGGTTCCGGAAAGGAAGGTTCCCTTCCGCGGATACAGAAGGTATTTCCAGGTCGTCACATTGCTGGTGCTCATCATCACCTCGCTCGCCCAGTATTTCCTGTTCGACTACGCCTGGATTGCCGGGCTGGTACTGATATTGGTATTCATGGCCTCCGGCATATACAGTGCGTACAACAGCGGCTACGCGATAAGGAATGATGAAATCAACCTGATGACGGCAGGATTCTTCAAACGCTCGCACTATGTCATCAAGCATGAGAAGCTGATTGAGGCGGAATGGGTGTTCAACCCCTTCCTTCACCGGGCGAAGCTCGGGATCATCACCCTGGTGACCGCTGCCGGCATGCTCGGCTCACGGGCCACCATCAAGTTCATAGACAGGAGCGACATCGATAAGATATGGAAATGGGTGGAAAGGGGGCACCGGAATGCAGAAGATTTCACCGAAGGCAATTAA
- a CDS encoding PH domain-containing protein produces the protein MKRVHDDVVHYMRVRFFWTFLIWAFAALLASAAAFYFELSHWVYWGASLWLTLLFIIGIIVRPLVYCRVTRYRLKTDHIIVRKGFFRVSTKMVPVRRIQGAKLSTGPVSRKYDLALLEVSTASSRLLMPPLKTEEAAILKEEVIELVKGDHTDV, from the coding sequence ATGAAAAGAGTACATGATGATGTCGTCCACTATATGAGGGTACGGTTCTTCTGGACTTTCCTCATATGGGCATTTGCCGCACTACTGGCAAGTGCTGCCGCCTTCTATTTTGAGCTTTCGCACTGGGTGTACTGGGGTGCCTCCCTGTGGCTTACCTTACTGTTCATCATCGGTATAATCGTCCGGCCACTGGTCTACTGCAGGGTAACCCGCTACAGGCTCAAGACGGACCACATCATCGTCAGGAAAGGCTTCTTCAGGGTATCGACAAAAATGGTGCCCGTGAGACGGATACAGGGGGCAAAACTGTCCACAGGACCTGTTTCAAGGAAGTATGATCTGGCACTGCTGGAAGTCAGTACAGCGAGTTCGCGCTTGCTGATGCCACCCCTCAAAACAGAGGAAGCCGCGATTCTGAAAGAAGAGGTCATTGAGCTTGTGAAGGGGGATCATACAGATGTATAG
- a CDS encoding PH domain-containing protein, which translates to MQKISPKAIKVWRIREGIVAAVDLLIAVAALILSLFVWDWFPWWISLILFIIFLYIAVVHVWLLPMLKYKYFRFGVSEDEIRIHQGIFFKEQHAVPLFRVQNIDTTVGPLMKRYGLKGVTLKTSAERIHIPELESAEADNIRNEIRKLINENMRRAT; encoded by the coding sequence ATGCAGAAGATTTCACCGAAGGCAATTAAAGTATGGCGGATCCGTGAAGGCATTGTAGCGGCAGTCGATCTGCTGATTGCGGTAGCTGCACTCATCCTGTCACTTTTCGTGTGGGACTGGTTCCCATGGTGGATTTCGCTCATCCTTTTCATCATCTTCCTCTATATCGCCGTGGTCCATGTCTGGCTGCTGCCGATGCTGAAGTATAAATATTTCCGCTTCGGGGTCTCAGAGGATGAAATCAGGATACATCAGGGCATCTTCTTCAAGGAGCAGCATGCAGTGCCCTTGTTCCGTGTACAGAACATCGATACGACGGTCGGCCCATTGATGAAGCGGTATGGGCTTAAGGGCGTCACTTTGAAGACTTCGGCCGAACGCATCCACATTCCGGAGTTGGAATCCGCTGAAGCGGACAATATAAGGAACGAGATAAGGAAACTGATCAATGAGAATATGAGGCGGGCAACATGA
- the murF gene encoding UDP-N-acetylmuramoyl-tripeptide--D-alanyl-D-alanine ligase, which translates to MIETTIEKIAELCDGKMNARAESMKDKKIKGVSIDTRTLGEGNLFVPFKGENVDGHRFINQAFRAGAALSLTEQAPGAVDPDLPLIHVEDGLTALQDLARGYLQEVSPKVIAITGSNGKTTTKDMVECLLAPHFRVKKTIGNYNNEIGLPLTILQLDRDTEISILEMGMDAKGDIRFLSRMTNPDIAILTNVGESHIEKLGSRENIAEAKYEIVDGLKSSGTFIYSRDYPLLEDIVDRNAVYNVRSAGESKENDLQIADVHQTDQGTRFRLHPLDLEVGIPQLGLHNASNATLALLAAEAAGLDISEVKDHFDDLVVTDMRMEQARHPGGATIINDAYNASPSSMKSAIDTVGRMETGSRILVLGDILELGSYSEELHRSVAQHINESPYTFDHLFTFGESSKAIHENAEVEAKHHYGDIGELAGHLAQVMTGDSVILLKGSRGMALERVNDYI; encoded by the coding sequence ATGATTGAAACGACAATTGAGAAAATTGCAGAACTATGCGATGGCAAAATGAATGCGCGTGCCGAGTCCATGAAGGACAAAAAGATCAAAGGTGTGTCGATCGATACACGGACGCTTGGAGAAGGCAACCTTTTCGTTCCCTTCAAAGGTGAGAATGTCGACGGCCACCGGTTCATAAATCAGGCTTTTCGTGCTGGTGCGGCGTTGAGCCTGACTGAACAGGCACCAGGCGCCGTCGATCCGGATCTGCCGCTCATCCATGTGGAGGACGGGCTCACGGCACTCCAGGATCTTGCGCGCGGCTATCTGCAGGAAGTTTCACCAAAAGTGATCGCCATCACAGGCTCCAATGGAAAGACGACCACCAAAGATATGGTGGAGTGCCTCCTTGCCCCGCACTTCAGAGTGAAGAAGACGATTGGAAACTACAATAATGAGATCGGTCTGCCGCTCACCATTCTTCAATTGGATAGGGACACTGAAATCTCGATACTTGAAATGGGGATGGATGCCAAAGGGGACATCCGATTCCTGAGCAGGATGACGAACCCGGATATCGCCATACTCACGAATGTGGGGGAATCCCACATTGAAAAGCTGGGTTCAAGGGAGAATATTGCGGAAGCGAAGTATGAAATAGTGGATGGATTGAAATCTTCAGGCACTTTCATCTATTCCAGGGACTACCCGCTCCTTGAAGATATTGTGGACCGGAATGCTGTCTACAATGTGCGTTCCGCAGGTGAAAGCAAAGAGAATGATCTGCAGATAGCAGATGTCCATCAGACGGATCAGGGTACGCGCTTCAGACTCCATCCGCTTGATCTCGAAGTGGGCATACCCCAGCTTGGCCTGCATAATGCGTCCAACGCGACACTTGCGCTTCTTGCGGCGGAAGCGGCAGGTCTTGACATCAGTGAAGTGAAGGATCATTTTGACGATCTGGTTGTAACGGACATGAGAATGGAACAGGCGCGCCACCCGGGCGGTGCAACCATAATCAATGATGCCTACAATGCGAGTCCTTCCAGCATGAAGAGTGCAATCGATACGGTCGGTCGCATGGAGACCGGCAGTCGGATCCTCGTGCTCGGTGACATCCTGGAGCTCGGTTCATATTCCGAGGAGCTGCACAGGTCAGTGGCACAGCATATCAATGAATCGCCCTATACCTTCGATCATCTGTTCACCTTTGGGGAGTCATCGAAAGCCATCCATGAAAATGCAGAAGTGGAAGCCAAGCACCACTACGGTGACATCGGAGAACTCGCCGGTCATCTCGCCCAGGTGATGACGGGGGACAGTGTGATTCTGCTGAAAGGATCGAGAGGTATGGCGCTGGAGAGGGTGAACGATTATATCTAA
- a CDS encoding LysM peptidoglycan-binding domain-containing protein, with translation MKKVLSVGAAIAVSGTLAYSAEAASHTVDKGDTLSQIAHENNTTVDAIKSENNLSSNLILPGQVLEVSNEENAEAPAEDGVYKIKSGDTLFEIAQQFDVTVSDLKAWNNLSSDLIFAGKTLAVSGNSVEQAPVVEAPQVEETQEVQQTEQVNQAPAQPSEEVQEQRAAEQAAQEQRAAEQAAQEQRAAEQRAAEQAAAEQRAAEQRAAEQAAAEQRAAEQAAQEREQRNQAQAQNQSTSTSSNASGQNWGALAQCESSGNASVVSSNGLYHGLYQFDVQTWRSVGGSGLPSQASAAEQTKRAQILFDQRGAQPWPVCGSRL, from the coding sequence ATGAAAAAAGTACTATCAGTCGGTGCAGCAATTGCGGTATCAGGAACTCTTGCTTACAGTGCAGAAGCAGCAAGCCACACTGTGGACAAAGGTGATACACTTTCCCAGATCGCCCATGAAAACAATACAACAGTAGATGCAATCAAATCAGAAAACAATCTGTCATCCAACCTCATCCTGCCAGGTCAGGTTCTCGAAGTAAGCAATGAAGAGAATGCTGAAGCTCCAGCAGAAGATGGTGTATATAAAATCAAATCCGGCGATACTCTATTTGAAATCGCTCAACAATTCGATGTAACAGTCTCCGACCTTAAAGCATGGAACAACCTTTCTTCAGACCTCATCTTTGCAGGCAAGACACTTGCAGTTTCAGGTAATAGTGTAGAACAGGCGCCTGTAGTGGAAGCACCACAAGTTGAAGAAACTCAGGAAGTTCAACAGACTGAGCAAGTAAACCAAGCACCTGCACAGCCTTCTGAAGAAGTTCAGGAACAGCGTGCAGCTGAGCAAGCAGCGCAAGAACAACGTGCAGCTGAGCAGGCAGCACAAGAGCAGCGTGCGGCTGAGCAAAGAGCGGCTGAACAGGCTGCAGCAGAACAGCGTGCAGCAGAGCAAAGAGCGGCTGAACAGGCTGCAGCAGAACAACGTGCAGCAGAGCAAGCAGCACAAGAACGTGAGCAGCGTAACCAAGCACAAGCCCAAAACCAGTCTACATCCACTTCAAGCAATGCGAGTGGCCAGAACTGGGGTGCGCTTGCACAATGTGAATCCAGTGGAAACGCAAGTGTTGTAAGCTCCAATGGTCTTTATCACGGCCTCTACCAGTTTGATGTTCAAACTTGGCGTTCTGTAGGCGGAAGTGGACTTCCTTCCCAGGCGTCTGCAGCTGAACAGACTAAGAGAGCTCAGATCCTGTTTGACCAAAGAGGCGCGCAGCCTTGGCCTGTATGTGGTTCAAGACTGTAA
- a CDS encoding alpha/beta fold hydrolase — MLFLHGYTGGRYELEPLFDYLKSRYDFEYEFPVYPGHGTILDLKASTGDQWYAEALDAYHALKQRVDRVHIIGFSMGGVFASHIAQHEPVEKLVLIAPAFEHIKLSQLNRLSLTPRHFSEHMKMKLYQKIKKRIKDIPFRAYQEFKTIVETKKDGVEHIHSRTLIIHGKLDLLVPYESSVELAKKIPDATLELIEDAPHLFAFTDRNQLELNIAAERFLFKE; from the coding sequence ATACTTTTCCTCCATGGCTATACAGGAGGAAGGTACGAGCTTGAACCATTGTTCGACTACCTGAAGTCACGCTATGATTTCGAGTATGAGTTTCCGGTATATCCGGGACATGGCACCATACTGGATCTGAAGGCGTCGACAGGAGACCAATGGTACGCGGAAGCTCTGGATGCGTATCACGCCCTGAAGCAGCGTGTGGACCGGGTTCACATCATCGGCTTTTCGATGGGCGGAGTATTCGCGAGCCATATCGCCCAGCATGAGCCGGTCGAAAAACTCGTGCTCATCGCACCAGCATTCGAGCATATAAAGCTGTCACAGCTGAACAGGCTGAGTCTGACCCCGCGCCATTTCAGCGAGCATATGAAGATGAAACTGTACCAGAAGATAAAGAAGCGCATCAAGGACATCCCATTTCGTGCCTATCAGGAGTTCAAGACCATCGTTGAAACAAAAAAGGATGGGGTGGAGCATATCCACTCCCGCACATTGATCATCCATGGCAAGCTCGATCTGCTCGTACCCTACGAAAGCAGCGTCGAGCTGGCAAAAAAGATTCCCGATGCCACACTGGAACTGATTGAAGATGCACCGCACCTTTTTGCTTTTACAGACAGGAATCAGCTGGAGCTCAACATCGCTGCAGAACGCTTTTTATTCAAGGAGTAG
- a CDS encoding FtsW/RodA/SpoVE family cell cycle protein, whose protein sequence is MNFLDNNQSYKRQNANIFSRIDWTLVLLILLLGTISVFMIRSAMTSGQYSTDFSVRQIVFYGLGFIMVFILNFIPVKWIKQYIWVIYTLGVLSLIILFVAPVSPLTPIINGAKSWYQFGFFSIQPSEIVKIIYILTLAYLISQHNKYKLTNDLNVDIKLLFKIVAVSILPMLFILLQNDLGTTLVMIAILFGMVVVSGISWWIIIPALAIVVTIGGALILGIIYRPDILERYLGIHPYQFERIYSWLRPEEYVTEGGFQLSNSLKAIGSGGIDGKGFKDGIVYIPENHTDFIFTIIGEEFGFIGSTAVVVLLFMLMLHLFRIASVVTDSFSSYFIIGYLSMLIFHVFQNIGMTIQLVPITGLPLPFISYGGSGLWANMLAIGIIMSIYFYQYRQKT, encoded by the coding sequence GTGAATTTTTTGGACAACAACCAAAGTTATAAAAGACAGAATGCCAATATATTTTCAAGGATCGACTGGACCCTTGTCCTATTGATCCTTCTGCTTGGTACAATCAGCGTCTTCATGATCCGTTCGGCGATGACCAGCGGACAATACAGCACCGATTTCAGCGTACGCCAGATCGTTTTCTATGGTCTCGGCTTCATCATGGTCTTCATCTTGAATTTCATACCGGTCAAGTGGATCAAGCAGTACATCTGGGTCATCTACACGCTCGGCGTATTGTCGCTGATCATACTTTTCGTCGCCCCCGTCTCCCCGCTTACACCGATCATCAACGGCGCCAAGAGCTGGTACCAGTTCGGGTTCTTCAGCATACAGCCTTCCGAAATCGTCAAGATCATCTACATACTCACACTGGCGTATCTGATCAGCCAGCACAACAAATACAAATTGACGAATGATCTTAATGTAGATATCAAGCTGCTGTTCAAAATCGTTGCCGTATCCATACTCCCCATGCTGTTCATACTGCTCCAGAACGACCTTGGGACGACACTGGTAATGATTGCCATACTGTTCGGCATGGTGGTCGTGTCCGGCATCAGCTGGTGGATCATCATCCCGGCGTTGGCAATCGTCGTCACCATCGGCGGCGCCCTGATTCTCGGCATCATTTATCGTCCGGACATCCTCGAACGCTACCTTGGCATCCATCCCTACCAGTTCGAGCGGATCTATTCGTGGCTGCGTCCGGAAGAATATGTTACTGAAGGCGGCTTCCAGCTCAGTAACTCATTGAAGGCAATTGGTTCCGGCGGAATTGACGGCAAGGGGTTCAAGGACGGTATCGTCTATATTCCTGAAAACCACACCGATTTCATCTTCACAATCATCGGAGAGGAGTTCGGTTTCATCGGTTCAACGGCGGTTGTTGTACTGCTGTTCATGCTGATGCTTCACCTTTTCCGAATTGCATCTGTAGTGACGGACAGCTTTTCGTCCTATTTCATCATTGGATATCTCTCCATGCTGATATTCCATGTATTCCAGAACATTGGCATGACGATACAGCTCGTACCGATTACCGGACTGCCGCTTCCATTCATCAGTTATGGCGGCAGTGGACTGTGGGCGAATATGCTGGCCATCGGCATCATCATGAGCATCTATTTTTACCAGTACCGCCAAAAGACATGA
- a CDS encoding DEAD/DEAH box helicase, with protein MKFFKQLGVSDETLKSLEDIGFETPTPIQEESIPLALERKDILGQAKTGTGKTGAFGIPIIENTEKQAGTQVLILTPTRELAVQVSEQLKKFAKYKKLGVSVIFGGMSIDRQIKDLKKKPEIIVGTPGRVIDHIKRRTLKLDSINTLVLDEADEMMNMGFIDDVKFIMSEIPEGDRQTLLFSATMPKAIQELVTRFMKSPSIVKTMDQGGASDPQIEEYYTIVKELEKLEVFTDFLDVHQPELAIVFGRTKRRVDELTGALVAKGYRAEGLHGDITQSKRLEVLKKFRNDALDILVATDVAARGLDISGVSHVYNFDIPQDAESYTHRIGRTGRAGKEGMALTFVNPVEMDYLRMIENEKKKTISALRPPLKKEVQKSREKEIFNKIEQWKSENKNTHTFETAERLLEQGEAKEVVAAILNEFLFSRNEDSIQLSFEKPLTRKGGQRRGKGQGGGKKPFRKGRTQGSQGGRNHKRQGGGNRQPQGGQKRSQGGRTFKDHIK; from the coding sequence TTGAAGTTTTTTAAACAATTAGGTGTCAGTGATGAAACCTTAAAATCACTGGAAGACATAGGATTTGAAACACCAACCCCGATCCAGGAAGAGAGCATTCCACTTGCTCTGGAAAGAAAAGATATTCTTGGACAGGCCAAAACAGGTACTGGTAAAACGGGCGCGTTTGGTATTCCTATTATAGAAAACACAGAGAAGCAGGCAGGTACACAAGTATTGATCCTCACACCGACAAGGGAATTGGCGGTTCAGGTGAGTGAGCAGCTCAAAAAATTCGCCAAGTACAAGAAACTCGGCGTATCCGTTATATTCGGCGGCATGAGCATCGACCGCCAGATCAAGGATCTTAAAAAGAAACCGGAAATCATCGTCGGTACACCGGGACGTGTGATCGACCACATCAAACGCAGAACGTTGAAGCTCGACAGCATCAATACGCTTGTGCTGGACGAAGCGGATGAGATGATGAACATGGGATTCATCGATGATGTGAAATTCATCATGTCGGAAATTCCAGAGGGCGACAGACAGACATTGCTGTTCTCCGCAACGATGCCGAAAGCGATCCAGGAGCTCGTCACACGCTTCATGAAGAGCCCGAGCATCGTCAAGACGATGGATCAAGGTGGCGCAAGCGATCCACAGATCGAAGAGTACTACACGATCGTAAAAGAGCTTGAGAAGCTCGAAGTCTTTACTGACTTCCTCGATGTCCATCAGCCAGAACTCGCAATCGTCTTCGGACGTACAAAACGCCGTGTCGATGAACTGACAGGTGCACTTGTAGCCAAAGGCTATCGTGCCGAAGGGCTCCATGGTGACATTACCCAATCGAAGCGTCTGGAAGTTCTGAAGAAGTTCAGGAACGATGCGCTGGATATCCTCGTCGCAACTGATGTAGCAGCAAGGGGTCTCGACATCTCTGGTGTTTCCCATGTATACAACTTCGATATCCCTCAGGATGCCGAAAGTTATACACACAGGATCGGACGTACAGGCCGTGCAGGTAAAGAAGGTATGGCACTTACATTCGTCAATCCGGTAGAGATGGACTACTTGAGGATGATCGAGAACGAGAAGAAGAAGACGATCTCTGCTCTCAGACCGCCTCTTAAGAAGGAAGTCCAGAAGTCCCGTGAGAAGGAAATATTCAACAAGATCGAACAATGGAAATCCGAGAATAAGAATACGCACACATTTGAAACGGCTGAGCGTCTGCTCGAGCAGGGTGAAGCGAAGGAAGTTGTAGCTGCTATCCTCAATGAATTCCTGTTCAGCAGAAATGAAGACAGCATCCAGCTGTCATTCGAGAAGCCTCTGACACGCAAAGGCGGACAGCGCCGGGGCAAAGGCCAAGGCGGTGGCAAGAAGCCATTCCGTAAAGGACGCACCCAGGGCAGTCAGGGTGGACGCAACCACAAACGCCAGGGCGGCGGCAACCGTCAGCCACAGGGCGGACAGAAGCGCAGCCAGGGTGGCCGCACTTTCAAAGATCATATCAAGTAA
- a CDS encoding Lmo0850 family protein, translated as MHSNDHSKVKQVVTMLSELGVKVKVSRSRFEIMNRIAHKEKLRLKEQNI; from the coding sequence ATGCATAGCAACGACCATTCCAAAGTCAAGCAAGTTGTCACGATGCTGAGTGAGCTCGGGGTCAAAGTCAAGGTGTCGAGATCAAGATTCGAGATTATGAATCGCATTGCCCATAAAGAGAAATTGCGACTGAAAGAACAGAATATCTAA
- the yidC gene encoding membrane protein insertase YidC, translating to MSKKWLFPIMIGLVLVLSGCDYSQEENRNGFFFNTFVQPMDSLLHWLGDNLNNNYGLAIIVITLIVRLAIFPFMMRTYKNQMMMREKMKIVKPEMEEIQKKTKVATTQEEKMEAQQEMMALYKKHGINPLNMGCLPILIQMPVVMALYFALRFPSEGGITEYPHFLWMNLKEVDFFMVAIAGIVYAGQAYVSMQFVPAEQRKQMQLFMYISPIMIIWISLISPSALPLYWAVGGVFLIFQTWAGNTFYKKKVAEEMAPIIEAHEREKAEKEKRIKNAKVMPKKKRKKKNKS from the coding sequence ATGAGTAAAAAATGGCTCTTTCCGATAATGATCGGCCTGGTCTTGGTACTTTCCGGGTGCGATTATTCTCAGGAAGAAAATAGAAACGGATTTTTCTTTAATACATTCGTTCAACCGATGGATTCACTGCTGCATTGGCTCGGAGACAACCTGAACAATAACTACGGGCTGGCAATCATCGTAATTACCCTTATCGTCCGTCTGGCAATCTTTCCGTTCATGATGCGTACATACAAGAATCAGATGATGATGCGTGAAAAGATGAAGATAGTCAAACCTGAAATGGAAGAGATTCAGAAGAAGACTAAAGTTGCGACTACACAAGAAGAGAAGATGGAAGCACAGCAGGAAATGATGGCCCTGTACAAGAAACACGGCATCAATCCGCTCAACATGGGCTGTCTGCCGATCCTTATACAGATGCCGGTCGTCATGGCACTCTACTTCGCACTCAGGTTCCCTTCCGAAGGCGGTATTACAGAATACCCGCACTTCCTATGGATGAATCTGAAGGAAGTCGACTTCTTCATGGTGGCGATCGCTGGTATCGTCTATGCTGGACAGGCCTATGTATCCATGCAGTTCGTGCCTGCAGAACAGCGCAAGCAGATGCAGCTGTTCATGTACATTTCCCCAATAATGATCATCTGGATTTCATTGATTTCCCCTTCCGCACTCCCATTATACTGGGCAGTCGGTGGTGTATTCCTGATCTTCCAGACTTGGGCAGGGAATACTTTCTATAAGAAGAAAGTTGCTGAAGAAATGGCTCCGATCATCGAAGCACATGAACGGGAGAAGGCTGAGAAAGAAAAACGCATCAAAAATGCGAAAGTCATGCCGAAGAAGAAACGCAAGAAGAAAAACAAATCTTAA